The following are encoded together in the Desulfococcus multivorans genome:
- a CDS encoding glycosyltransferase family protein encodes MKIVFYCQHVLGIGHFFRSMALCRALDDHEVIFLAGGAGVDAPVPPHVRMVPLPGLMMDSGFKRMMSTTPGLSVDAVKAKRRRLLWDLMAAEAPDVLIIELYPFGRKAFRFELEPVLSGIRTGALPACRVICSLRDILVEKSDVDAYELRVTAALNRGFDALWVHADPRVIRLEETFSRVAAIAVPVVYTGFITPSPPPDARRRIFETLGLPEATRLVVASAGGGKVGGPLLTAAATAFTRLEGDVHLEIFTGPFMPAEAVQAVKAAADHRTRVSEFTHDFLSFLAAADLSVSMAGYNTCMNVTAAGCPALLLPFSQNREQRLRAERLADFGDVHVLADEDMAPGRLADLMEKQLTRKRPGKRRGGTIDLSGARTSARWLASWMRR; translated from the coding sequence ATGAAGATCGTCTTCTACTGTCAGCATGTGCTGGGCATCGGTCATTTTTTCCGCAGCATGGCCCTCTGCCGGGCTCTTGACGACCACGAGGTGATCTTTCTCGCCGGAGGGGCCGGGGTGGATGCGCCGGTCCCGCCCCACGTCCGGATGGTGCCCCTGCCGGGGCTCATGATGGACAGCGGCTTCAAACGAATGATGTCCACGACGCCCGGACTTTCCGTCGATGCGGTCAAGGCGAAACGGCGGCGCTTGCTGTGGGACCTCATGGCGGCCGAAGCCCCCGACGTTCTGATCATAGAACTCTATCCCTTCGGGAGAAAGGCCTTCCGGTTCGAACTGGAGCCGGTGCTGTCGGGCATCCGGACGGGGGCGCTGCCGGCCTGCCGCGTCATCTGCAGCCTTCGGGACATCCTTGTGGAGAAGTCGGACGTGGATGCCTACGAGCTTCGGGTGACGGCGGCCCTGAACCGGGGATTCGATGCGCTGTGGGTCCACGCCGACCCCCGGGTGATCCGGCTGGAAGAGACCTTCTCCCGCGTGGCGGCCATCGCCGTTCCCGTCGTCTATACCGGCTTTATCACCCCGAGCCCGCCTCCGGACGCCCGAAGGCGCATCTTCGAAACCCTCGGCCTGCCGGAAGCAACCCGGCTGGTGGTGGCCAGCGCCGGCGGCGGAAAGGTCGGCGGGCCTCTGCTGACGGCGGCGGCGACCGCTTTCACGCGGCTCGAGGGCGATGTCCATCTCGAGATCTTCACCGGGCCGTTCATGCCGGCCGAGGCGGTCCAGGCCGTAAAGGCCGCTGCCGACCATCGTACCCGCGTGTCGGAGTTTACCCATGATTTCCTGTCGTTTCTCGCCGCCGCCGATCTGTCGGTCAGCATGGCCGGATACAACACCTGCATGAACGTGACGGCGGCCGGATGTCCCGCCCTGCTCCTGCCTTTTTCCCAGAACCGGGAGCAGCGTCTCCGAGCCGAACGTCTGGCCGATTTCGGGGACGTCCATGTGCTGGCCGACGAGGACATGGCGCCTGGGCGGCTGGCGGATCTCATGGAAAAACAGTTGACCCGAAAACGGCCCGGGAAAAGGCGCGGCGGCACGATCGATCTTTCGGGCGCGCGGACCAGTGCGCGGTGGCTGGCCTCCTGGATGCGCCGATGA
- a CDS encoding histidine phosphatase family protein has protein sequence MNESPALTRFGVLRHAPTVWNLEKRIQGQLNSPLTGEGERMAREWGRLLRRYAWDRILVSDLGRTLRTAELINRTLGLPMTVDPRLREKDWGEWAGKTIDQLRQQAGDRLAAMERDGWRFRPPGGEDRTEVWSRGHQALVDAAARWPGRKILVVTHEGMIKCLVYRLTNRHFFPTEPPLLRRGHLHQLVHDREGMAVEALNVLALWIDTP, from the coding sequence ATGAACGAATCACCGGCATTGACGCGCTTCGGGGTGCTGCGGCACGCCCCGACGGTCTGGAACCTGGAGAAGCGGATCCAGGGCCAGCTCAATTCACCGCTGACCGGGGAAGGAGAGCGAATGGCCCGGGAATGGGGGCGGCTGCTGCGGCGATACGCCTGGGACAGGATTCTGGTGAGCGACCTCGGGCGGACCCTGCGGACGGCCGAGTTGATCAACCGGACATTGGGGCTTCCCATGACCGTGGATCCCCGTCTCAGGGAGAAGGATTGGGGGGAGTGGGCCGGCAAAACCATCGACCAGCTCCGGCAGCAGGCTGGGGATCGCCTTGCGGCCATGGAACGGGACGGGTGGCGGTTTCGGCCCCCCGGCGGCGAGGACCGCACCGAGGTGTGGTCCAGGGGACACCAGGCCCTCGTCGACGCCGCCGCGAGGTGGCCCGGGCGAAAAATTCTGGTGGTGACCCACGAGGGCATGATCAAGTGCCTGGTCTATCGCCTGACGAACCGCCATTTCTTTCCCACGGAACCGCCCCTTCTTCGACGGGGGCACCTCCACCAACTGGTGCACGATCGGGAGGGTATGGCCGTCGAGGCGTTGAACGTGCTGGCCCTGTGGATCGACACGCCATGA
- the dut gene encoding dUTP diphosphatase has protein sequence MTIVLQFRRVRPEQDADIPLPRYMTVGASGMDLAAAVTDPIVVKPGEIVLIPTGFAIAVPEGYEAQIRPRSGLASRHGIGLVNSPGTVDADYRGEIRIPIINLGKAPYTIQRGDRIAQMVIAPVCRPTTALVTSLDETDRDAGGFGHTGRGQDSEPPTGRMP, from the coding sequence ATGACGATCGTGCTCCAATTCCGCCGCGTGAGGCCCGAACAGGACGCGGACATTCCCCTGCCCCGCTACATGACCGTCGGTGCCTCGGGTATGGACCTCGCCGCCGCCGTGACGGATCCGATCGTCGTCAAACCCGGGGAGATCGTCCTGATTCCGACAGGATTCGCCATCGCCGTTCCGGAGGGTTATGAAGCCCAGATTCGCCCCAGGAGCGGCCTGGCGTCCCGGCACGGCATCGGGCTCGTCAATTCCCCGGGAACCGTCGATGCCGACTACCGGGGAGAAATCCGGATCCCGATCATCAACCTGGGGAAGGCCCCCTACACCATCCAGAGAGGCGACCGCATCGCCCAGATGGTCATCGCACCGGTCTGTCGCCCGACGACGGCGCTGGTGACGTCTCTGGACGAAACCGATCGGGACGCCGGCGGATTCGGACACACCGGAAGGGGTCAGGACAGCGAGCCGCCCACGGGTCGGATGCCGTAG
- a CDS encoding polysaccharide deacetylase family protein yields MTMEPAVIWHARPNRLRDRLWRAVDQGLADCAAASPAVFFRADDIGVPGRHFARLASLFARHRTPLSLAVVPAWLTPERWHALRTAAPGGRDLWCWHQHGWRHVSHAVSGKKQEFGSRRGGDRIARDLRLGKARLTAVMEDDFFPGFTPPWNRCGPEALQQLREQGFRFISRSRGALPPPPEGLPDFPVNVDLHTRKETLPENGWERLFSEIRDGIAGGCCGVMIHHQRMNDAAFDFLGMMLSKISGVARLKRVHLGHLAEARGYGYGIRPVGGSLS; encoded by the coding sequence ATGACCATGGAACCCGCCGTCATCTGGCACGCTCGTCCGAATCGGCTTCGGGATCGGCTTTGGCGCGCGGTTGACCAGGGCCTGGCCGACTGCGCCGCCGCCTCCCCCGCCGTCTTCTTCCGGGCCGACGATATCGGCGTGCCCGGACGGCACTTTGCACGGCTCGCATCCCTCTTCGCCCGGCACCGGACCCCTCTCTCCCTGGCGGTGGTCCCGGCCTGGCTCACGCCGGAGCGTTGGCATGCCCTCCGGACCGCGGCGCCGGGCGGAAGGGATTTATGGTGTTGGCACCAGCATGGATGGCGGCATGTCAGCCATGCGGTTTCGGGTAAGAAACAGGAGTTCGGCAGCCGCCGCGGAGGGGATCGGATCGCCCGGGATCTGCGCCTGGGCAAGGCGCGCCTGACGGCGGTCATGGAGGATGACTTTTTTCCGGGCTTCACACCCCCCTGGAATCGATGCGGGCCGGAAGCCCTCCAACAGCTGCGGGAACAGGGATTCCGGTTCATATCCCGAAGCAGGGGAGCCTTGCCGCCGCCCCCTGAAGGGCTTCCGGATTTTCCGGTGAACGTGGACCTTCATACCCGAAAGGAGACGCTTCCTGAAAACGGGTGGGAACGGCTCTTTTCGGAAATTCGCGACGGGATTGCCGGCGGATGCTGCGGCGTGATGATTCATCATCAACGGATGAACGACGCGGCTTTCGATTTTCTGGGGATGATGCTTTCGAAGATTTCAGGGGTCGCCCGACTCAAGCGGGTCCACTTGGGGCATTTGGCCGAGGCACGGGGCTACGGCTACGGCATCCGACCCGTGGGCGGCTCGCTGTCCTGA